AACCCCCGCCGCGCGCCATCCTATTTCACATTCGATTTTTCCCGAAGCTGTTAAATTCCGGTCTCCGTCGATCCGTCCGTGTACCGCGCGCCGTCCGCCGCCGTGCCGAGTATCCGCCCCTGCCATGTCCGCCATCACCGTTGCTCTGGCTACCACCGCGCTGTTCGGGCTCGTGATGCTCGTGCTGCTCGGCTCGCTGGTTCGCACCGGCGTGGCCGGCGTGCGCGAGTGGTTCGCGGCGAATCTGCTGCTGTCGTTGTCACTCGCGCTGCTGCTCGCGCGCGGCCGGATTCCCGACGTCTTCACGGTGGTGCTGGGCAACGGCATGTTCGTGCTGTCGGGCGTCACGCTCTACGCCGGCTACGCGCGCTTCCTCGACCTGCCGCCGCGCTGGCCCTGGCTCGGGCTGCTCACGGGCCTGACGCTGCCGGCCCTCGTCTACTGGCACTACGTGGCCGACAGCATCCCGATGCGCGTGGGCATCACCACGCTCTACACGGCGATCGTCTGCTTCGCGATTGCGGCGATCGTGATCCGGCGCTATCGCTCGGGCCAGTCGCGCTACCCCTACGTCGCCACCGCGGGTTTCGCCACGCTGTTCGCGATCAGCCAGGTGCTGCGCGGCGCCTATTTCGTCATGCTGCCGGGGCCGGCGGGCGCGCAGGTGTACCTGACGACGTTCAACATCAGCCTGCTCTGCGTGGGCGCGGCGATCATGCCGGTAATGTCGATGTGCGCGATCATGATGGTCCACGATTCGATGCAGCAGGCCGCGCGTCGCGTGATCGACCACGACTTCCTCACGCGCGCGCTGTCGCGGCAGCGTTTCGAGGTGGTGGCGCGCGCCCGCGTGCGCGACGCGGAACGCGACGGCACCCCGCTGTCGCTGCTGCTGATCGATCTCGATCACTTCAAGTCAATCAACGACACCTACGGCCACGCGGGCGGCGACAGCGTGCTGCGCGAATTCGCCGAGCTGATGCTGCAGAAGCTGCGCGGCGGCGACGCACTGGGCCGCCTGGGCGGCGAGGAGTTCGCGATCCTGCTGCCGCGCACGACGCTCTCGGACGCGCTGCGCATCGCCGACCGCCTGCGCGACGAGGTCAACCGGCATACGGTGGAAACCACGGCGGGACTCTGCTCGTACAGCGCCAGCGGCGGCCTCGCGAGCCGCATGCCGGGCGAAACCTTCGAACAGCTGTCGGCACGCGCCGACCGCGCGCTCTACGACGCGAAGATCTCGGGCCGCAACCGCGTCTGCGCACACGCGGGCCTGTCGCAATCGGCGATCGCGCAGTTCGAATCGGCTTGAATGTCGGGAAAGCCGCCGCGCAGGACGCACGGCGAACGGGGCAGGGCAGGCAGCGCACGCAAGAACGCATGAAGCGCGCGGCCAGCCGGCCAGCAAGAGAAGAAAAGAAGGGCAACGACACCAACGCGACGGCGCAAGGCCGCCGTCGGGATACAACCTCGGGCTGCCGTGATCCGGGCGGCCAGACAGCCGCCGCCCCGGCAGCCGCCCGGCCTCAACCCGCCAAACCGGCCCTGATCGCCCTCAAGGCAGCGAAATCGTCAAATTCGCCGATTCCGGCCCGACCTTGATGATCTGCGAGTACGGCGCGAGCGCCTTCAGCGTGTGGTCGCGCAGGTACGCGTTGAGCCCGATGAACGCGAGCAGCCCAACGAGTGCGAACACGGCGCCGATCGCCCACAGCGGTACCTCGCGCTTCAGGCGGTGCGCGATCTGGTCGGGCAGCGCCCAGTGCGGCGCGAACGGCGCGCGCTTGCCCTTCATCTGCGCGATCTCGTCGCCGATCCGCGCGGTCAGGTAGGCGAGCTTCTCCGGCCCCTCGAGCAGGTACTTGCCCTGGAAGCCGAGCAGCAGGCACATGTGGAACACCTCCAGCGACTGCAGGCGCGCGGCGCCGCGTGCGCGGCATTCCTCGAGGTACTGGAAGAACTTCTCGCCGGCCAGCTGCTCGCCGAACAGCACGAGCTGCAGCGGCCGGCGCTCCCACTCGGCGCGCACCTTGAACTGCGACGACAGCACGGCCTCGTCGATCGCGGCGCAGAACGCGAACTTGGCGGCATAGACGTCGTCGGCGCCGGCGTTGAGCTTCTTCGCGCCGCGCTCGAAATCGGCGAGGAACTCCTGGATCCGGGTGCGGAACTCGTTGGCCTCGCCGGGCTCGCGGCCGTTCTTCAGCAGGAACATCATGAAGAAGCCGTCATACAGCAGGTCGAGCAGCGAACGCGCCTGGAAGCTGGCGTCGGTCGACGAGGCCGAATGCGGGGCGGGAGGCGGCGTGTTGCCGCCGAACAGGGAGGGCGCGTAGCTCATGATGTGACGGCGATCAGGTCGAATTTGAGGTCGTTGATGCCCGACGGTGCGTAGATCATCGCGGACTGCGATTGCAGCATGCGCTCATAGAGCGGGCTGCGCGCGTCGAGTGCGAAGTAGCAGGCGCCGGGGCGCACGGGGATCGCGGGCGGCACCTGCGGCGTGTACGACAGCCGCACGCCCGGCATCGCGGACAGCACCAGCTTGTCGACGTCGTCGGGCGCGCCGACCTTGAAGCGCGCGGGCACGGCGTCCACCAGCTCCACCGACGCCATGTCGGCGGACACGGCGAGGTAGAACTCGGTCTTGTCGTCGATCTTGCCGGAGTCGAGCCGGCCGATATGGAACGACGGCCGCACTTCCTCGAGCGTGATCGCGAAGTAGCGCGTCGAGATCACGGTCTCGAGCAGCTCGCGCAGCATGGTGTCGAGGCGCGCGAACGGCGGGCCGGGATCGTCGTGGCGATAGGCGGGCAGGTCGGCGAGTGCGTAGGACTTCGAGAACGTCATCAGCTGGCCGGCCAGGCGCAGCAGCTCCTGGAACAGCCGCTCGGGATGCAGCGCCGAATGCTGGTACAGGTGCGCGAGCGAGGCGAACGCGGCGTTCGCGGTGTGCAGCAGCCAGAACGAGGCGATGTCGCCGGAGCGGAACTCGATGATGTTCTTGGTCGGCTCGCGGTGGAAGCCGTACAACGCGTTGACCTTGGCCTGCAGCGCGTCGATTAGCTGGCGCAGCCGCTGCATCAGGATGCCGGAGGCCTCGATGGCGAGGCACGGCGGCACGAACGCGTCGTCGAACTCGAAGCCGGAGGTGGCGGTGCGGCGCACCCGCACGAGCGGGATCGCGAGCAGCTGGTCGCGCGGCTCGCTGTGCGCGATCAGCTTCACGTTGGTGCGCAGGAACGTGATGTCGGCTTCGGCGGCGTCGGTGAACTGGTCGGCGATCGGGTTGTTCTCGCTCGTGAAGCGGCTCGCGAAGCCGCCGTCGGCGTCTTCCACGTAGTTCGAGCCGGCTTCGCGCAGCGGATGCAGCGCGAGATAGAACGTGAATTCGTTGATCCCCTCGGGCAGCGTGTCGAGCGCGACGGGCGGCGGCAGGTCGTCGGCCTGCGGCGCGGAGTACAGCGCGCCGTCGGGAAAGATCAGCGACAGTTCGGAGAGCCGCAACACGTTGCTGCTGATCGCGTCGCGGTCCAGCTTCACCGAGCGCACGCCCCAGTTGTACGGCTGGATCGCCTGCACGGACTCGAACAGGCGCGCCTCGTGATAGGCATCCTGACGTTGAAAGTGCTGAGGCCGCAGAAACAGGCCTTCACCCCATAGCACCTTGGCCGAATAACTCATCTCAAACCCTGAATGTGATTACGTGGCGGCCGTGGTTAATCGCGCGCCGCGTCACGTAAATGTCAAACTTGTCTAATTGACTTTGAATCGTCATCGAGTCCGTCAGCCACCGCAGCTTACCGACGACAGCATATTGAGCTGCTGCACCGGCATGCCCTGTTGCGGCGCGATGACGTTGCCGCCGGTCACGGTCATCGCGCAGTTGTGCAGGCCGATGATTATGCCGGATTTCTCCGATTTCGCCGGATCGAATGCCAGTTTCCAGCGTTGCAGCGCGGGCGCGCGAAACAGCGCGACGATGCCGAACGCCTGCGCCTCGCGCGATACCTTTTCGGTGGCGTTGTAGTGCTGCCCCGGAATCAGCGTCACCTCGCGCACGCTGAGCAGGTCGGCGCCGAGCGCGGCCTTTTCCTTGGCCGGATCGGTGAACGCGTCGAACGGCGCCTGCTGGAACGAGGTTGGATCCTTCAGCGTGTAGAGCCTTACCACTAACGCGAGCGGCTTGTTGTCGTTGGCGGCGTTCAGGTTCGGCGCGGCGTAGAGGGTCACGCCCAGATTGCGCGGCGGCTTCTGGGCGTCGGGCACGTCCGGCTTGCCGATGCCGACCATCTGCAGCGCGGCGCTGCTTGCCGAGCCGAGCAGCGGCACCGCCGCCGCGCAGCCTGCCAGAAGCGCGCAGGCCGCGAGCGGCAGCGCGAGGCGGGAGAGAAACGGAGTCATCGTGGATCGAGGGCGACGCGAGTCGGTTCCTGTCAGAAATGCCTGGGTAGCGTGTGTGGTTTATGTTGCGGGTCCGTCCAGCACCCGGTAACGGCTGCCCGCAACTCGCATCAATCGTTCGGAAATTTTTTCTTCAATTCAGTCGCATTTACGAAAATCCAAGTAAATGTTGCCCGTCAAATTACTATCCACTTTGCAGAAGGGATTGTGTTCAGCCATATCCGGCGGGCCTCAGCGCCGATTTAAATCGGCGCTCGCGTCGCAGTCATTGAATTATGAAAAATTGATCGGTACTATACCCGCGCACTAGCATCAAAGCAAAACTACTGAAACTCGACGATTTAAAACTCCGCGCCCGGTGATAAAACGATGAAAGACCGACTGTTCGCAAAACTTTCCGCAGTGGTGATGGCATGTGGCGTGATGGCCGGCTGTGCAACGCAGCCGCCGGCTCCGCCGACGCCCGACGCGTTCAACAAGTCGCTCGACGACGCGGACGCGGTCGCGAAGGCGGGAGACCAGGACAAGGCGATCGGCCTCTACCAGCAGCTCGCGAAGTCCGATCCGACGCGCGAGGAGCCGTGGGCGCGCATCGCCCAGATCCAGTTCCAGCAGGGCCATTACGGCCAGGCGATCGTCGCGGCGCAGGAAGCGCTGCAGCGTGACAACACCGACCGCCAGTCGAAGAGCGTGCTGGCCGTGGCGGGCCTGCGCATCGCCACCGAGTCGCTGAGCGAGCTGCGCCAGGATTCGTCGCTGGCCGGCGACGCGAAGTCCGACGCGCTGGTGCTCGCCAAGCAGCTGCGCGACACGCTCGGCGAGGACGCGCTGTTCCCGCCCGAGCAGCAGGCCGACAAGCCGCAGCCGAAGCGTCGCAAGGTCTACCGCAAGCGCGTCACGCACGAGGCGGCGAACGCCGCCGCGCCGGCCGCCGACGCCGCCAAGCCGGCCGCGCCGGCACCGGCACCGGCACCGGCACCGGCACCGGCACCGGCACCGGCCAAGGGCGGCGCCGACCCGTTCAGCGCGCTGCGCTGAGCACCCCGCACGTCCACCACCACACGTTATCGGGAGAGCCGTCATGGCGAAAAAAGAAAGTATCCAGAAACGCCTGCAAAAGGTGCGGCCGCCCCGCGTGCAGCTGACCTACGAGGTCGAGCGCGGCGACGCGATCGAGGTGAAGGAACTGCCGTTCGTGGTCGGCGTGGTCGGCGACCTGGCCGGGCAGTCCGAGGTCGAGATGCCGAAGCTGCGCGACCGCAAGTTCGTCAACATCGATCGCGACAACTTCGACGACGTGATGAAGGCGATCGAGCCGCGCGCGGCCTTCCAGGTCGAGAACAAGCTCAGCGAGGACGGCGGCAAGTTCGCCGTGGACCTGAAGTTCCGCTCGCTCGACGATTTCGATCCGGACCAGGTGGTCAACCAGATCGATCCGCTGCGCCGCCTGATCGAGGCGCGCTCGAAGCTGGCCGACCTGCGCAACAAGCTGGCCGGCAACGACAAGCTCGAGGATCTGCTGAGCGAGGTGCTCAGCAACACGCAGCAGCTCGAGGCGCTCGCGAAGCAGTCGGGCGAGGTGGACGGCAAGCCGGACGACGGCAAGCACAGCGGCGAATGAGCCACGGGGGTGAGATGAACCAGCAAACGGCTGCGGCCCAGCAGTCCGGCGCCCTCGAGGGCGCCGAAACATCGCTTCTCGACGAGATCGTCGAGAAGAGCAAGGTGGCCAAATCGCAATCCGAGCACGCGCGTGCGAAGGACCTGATCGGCGAACTCGTGCATCAGGTGCTCGACGGCACCGTGATCGTCTCGGACAACCTGTCGGCCACCATCGACGCGCGCGTGGCCGAGCTCGACCGGCTGATCTCGGCGCAGATGAGCGCGGTGATGCACGCGCCCGAATTCCAGCGCCTCGAAAGCACCTGGCGCGGCCTCGACTATCTGGTCTCGGAGAGCAACACCGGCTCGACCATCAAGATCAAGGCGATGCACGCACCGAAGCGCGAGCTGGTGCGCGACTTCAAGGCGGCCACCGAGTTCGACCAGAGCGCGCTGTTCAAGAAGGTCTACGAGGAAGAGTTCGGCACCTTCGGCGGCGCGCCGTTCGGCGCGCTGATCGGCGACTACGAGATCTCGCGCCAGCCCGAGGACATGTACTTCATCGAGCAGATGTCGCACGTGGCGGCCGCCGCGCACGCGCCGTTCATCGCCTCGGCCTCGCCCGAGCTGATCGGTCTGGAATCGTTCGCCGATCTCGGCAAGCCGCGCGACCTCGGCAAGGTGTTCGACACGGTCG
The genomic region above belongs to Burkholderia plantarii and contains:
- the tssB gene encoding type VI secretion system contractile sheath small subunit produces the protein MAKKESIQKRLQKVRPPRVQLTYEVERGDAIEVKELPFVVGVVGDLAGQSEVEMPKLRDRKFVNIDRDNFDDVMKAIEPRAAFQVENKLSEDGGKFAVDLKFRSLDDFDPDQVVNQIDPLRRLIEARSKLADLRNKLAGNDKLEDLLSEVLSNTQQLEALAKQSGEVDGKPDDGKHSGE
- a CDS encoding sensor domain-containing diguanylate cyclase, translated to MSAITVALATTALFGLVMLVLLGSLVRTGVAGVREWFAANLLLSLSLALLLARGRIPDVFTVVLGNGMFVLSGVTLYAGYARFLDLPPRWPWLGLLTGLTLPALVYWHYVADSIPMRVGITTLYTAIVCFAIAAIVIRRYRSGQSRYPYVATAGFATLFAISQVLRGAYFVMLPGPAGAQVYLTTFNISLLCVGAAIMPVMSMCAIMMVHDSMQQAARRVIDHDFLTRALSRQRFEVVARARVRDAERDGTPLSLLLIDLDHFKSINDTYGHAGGDSVLREFAELMLQKLRGGDALGRLGGEEFAILLPRTTLSDALRIADRLRDEVNRHTVETTAGLCSYSASGGLASRMPGETFEQLSARADRALYDAKISGRNRVCAHAGLSQSAIAQFESA
- the tssK gene encoding type VI secretion system baseplate subunit TssK codes for the protein MSYSAKVLWGEGLFLRPQHFQRQDAYHEARLFESVQAIQPYNWGVRSVKLDRDAISSNVLRLSELSLIFPDGALYSAPQADDLPPPVALDTLPEGINEFTFYLALHPLREAGSNYVEDADGGFASRFTSENNPIADQFTDAAEADITFLRTNVKLIAHSEPRDQLLAIPLVRVRRTATSGFEFDDAFVPPCLAIEASGILMQRLRQLIDALQAKVNALYGFHREPTKNIIEFRSGDIASFWLLHTANAAFASLAHLYQHSALHPERLFQELLRLAGQLMTFSKSYALADLPAYRHDDPGPPFARLDTMLRELLETVISTRYFAITLEEVRPSFHIGRLDSGKIDDKTEFYLAVSADMASVELVDAVPARFKVGAPDDVDKLVLSAMPGVRLSYTPQVPPAIPVRPGACYFALDARSPLYERMLQSQSAMIYAPSGINDLKFDLIAVTS
- a CDS encoding tetratricopeptide repeat protein, whose product is MKDRLFAKLSAVVMACGVMAGCATQPPAPPTPDAFNKSLDDADAVAKAGDQDKAIGLYQQLAKSDPTREEPWARIAQIQFQQGHYGQAIVAAQEALQRDNTDRQSKSVLAVAGLRIATESLSELRQDSSLAGDAKSDALVLAKQLRDTLGEDALFPPEQQADKPQPKRRKVYRKRVTHEAANAAAPAADAAKPAAPAPAPAPAPAPAPAPAKGGADPFSALR
- the icmH gene encoding type IVB secretion system protein IcmH/DotU, with amino-acid sequence MSYAPSLFGGNTPPPAPHSASSTDASFQARSLLDLLYDGFFMMFLLKNGREPGEANEFRTRIQEFLADFERGAKKLNAGADDVYAAKFAFCAAIDEAVLSSQFKVRAEWERRPLQLVLFGEQLAGEKFFQYLEECRARGAARLQSLEVFHMCLLLGFQGKYLLEGPEKLAYLTARIGDEIAQMKGKRAPFAPHWALPDQIAHRLKREVPLWAIGAVFALVGLLAFIGLNAYLRDHTLKALAPYSQIIKVGPESANLTISLP
- the tssJ gene encoding type VI secretion system lipoprotein TssJ yields the protein MTPFLSRLALPLAACALLAGCAAAVPLLGSASSAALQMVGIGKPDVPDAQKPPRNLGVTLYAAPNLNAANDNKPLALVVRLYTLKDPTSFQQAPFDAFTDPAKEKAALGADLLSVREVTLIPGQHYNATEKVSREAQAFGIVALFRAPALQRWKLAFDPAKSEKSGIIIGLHNCAMTVTGGNVIAPQQGMPVQQLNMLSSVSCGG